The Streptomyces sp. DH-12 genome has a window encoding:
- the ctaD gene encoding cytochrome c oxidase subunit I, producing MSILNEPKGAAAAGSHYEDELPVRRQNRGSVVVKWLTTTDHKTIGTMYLVTSFVFFIIGGVMALVMRAELARPGLQVVSNEQFNQAFTMHGTIMLLMFATPLFAGFANWIMPLQIGAPDVAFPRLNMFAYWLYSLGSLIAVGGFLTPDGAASFGWFAYSPLSDAVRSPGMGADLWIMGLALSGFGTILGAVNFITTIICMRAPGMTMFRMPIFTWNVLLTGVLVLLAFPVLAAALFALEADRKFGAHIFDSTNGGALLWQHLFWFFGHPEVYIIALPFFGIVSEIIPVFSRKPMFGYMGLIGATIAIAGLSVTVWAHHMYVTGGVLLPFFSFMTFLIAVPTGVKFFNWIGTMWKGSLSFETPMLWTLGFLITFTFGGLTGVILASPPLDFHVSDSYFVVAHFHYVVFGTVVFAMFAGFHFWWPKFTGKMLDERLGKITFWTLFVGFHGTFLVQHWLGVEGMPRRYADYLAADGFTALNTVSTIASFLLGMAMLPFFYNVWKTAKYGKPVAVDDPWGYGRSLEWATSCPPPRHNFLTLPRIRSESPAFDLHHPEIAALDELENAGHGEKALSGGKEAGK from the coding sequence GTGAGCATCCTCAACGAACCCAAGGGTGCCGCGGCAGCAGGGTCCCACTACGAGGACGAACTGCCGGTCAGGCGCCAGAACCGTGGCAGCGTCGTGGTCAAGTGGCTGACCACCACGGACCACAAGACGATCGGCACCATGTACCTGGTGACGTCGTTCGTCTTCTTCATCATCGGCGGCGTGATGGCCCTGGTGATGCGCGCCGAGCTGGCCCGCCCGGGCCTGCAGGTCGTGTCGAACGAGCAGTTCAACCAGGCGTTCACGATGCACGGCACGATCATGCTGCTGATGTTCGCGACGCCGCTGTTCGCCGGCTTCGCGAACTGGATCATGCCGCTGCAGATCGGCGCGCCCGACGTGGCGTTCCCGCGGCTGAACATGTTCGCCTACTGGCTCTACTCGCTCGGTTCGCTCATCGCGGTGGGCGGCTTCCTCACCCCGGACGGCGCCGCCAGCTTCGGCTGGTTCGCCTACTCGCCGCTGTCGGACGCGGTCCGCTCGCCGGGCATGGGCGCCGACCTGTGGATCATGGGCCTCGCCCTCTCCGGCTTCGGCACCATCCTCGGCGCGGTCAACTTCATCACCACCATCATCTGCATGCGCGCTCCGGGCATGACGATGTTCCGCATGCCGATCTTCACCTGGAACGTGCTGCTCACCGGTGTGCTGGTGCTGCTCGCCTTCCCGGTGCTCGCCGCCGCGCTGTTCGCCCTGGAGGCGGACCGCAAGTTCGGGGCGCACATCTTCGACTCGACGAACGGCGGAGCGCTGCTCTGGCAGCACCTCTTCTGGTTCTTCGGTCACCCCGAGGTGTACATCATCGCGCTGCCGTTCTTCGGCATCGTCTCCGAGATCATCCCGGTGTTCTCCCGCAAGCCGATGTTCGGCTACATGGGCCTCATCGGCGCGACCATCGCGATCGCGGGTCTGTCGGTGACGGTGTGGGCGCACCACATGTACGTCACGGGCGGTGTGCTGCTGCCGTTCTTCTCCTTCATGACCTTCCTGATCGCGGTCCCGACCGGTGTGAAGTTCTTCAACTGGATCGGCACCATGTGGAAGGGCAGCCTGTCCTTCGAGACGCCGATGCTGTGGACGCTGGGCTTCCTCATCACGTTCACCTTCGGCGGTCTGACCGGCGTCATCCTGGCCTCGCCGCCGCTGGACTTCCACGTCTCCGACTCGTACTTCGTGGTGGCGCACTTCCACTACGTGGTGTTCGGCACCGTGGTGTTCGCGATGTTCGCCGGCTTCCACTTCTGGTGGCCGAAGTTCACCGGCAAGATGCTCGACGAGCGGCTCGGCAAGATCACCTTCTGGACGCTGTTCGTCGGCTTCCACGGCACCTTCCTGGTCCAGCACTGGCTGGGTGTCGAGGGCATGCCGCGCCGGTACGCGGACTACCTGGCCGCGGACGGCTTCACCGCCCTGAACACGGTCTCGACGATCGCCTCGTTCCTGCTCGGCATGGCGATGCTGCCGTTCTTCTACAACGTGTGGAAGACCGCCAAGTACGGCAAGCCGGTCGCCGTCGACGACCCGTGGGGCTACGGCCGCTCGCTGGAGTGGGCCACCTCCTGCCCGCCGCCCCGGCACAACTTCCTCACCCTGCCGCGGATCCGCAGCGAATCCCCGGCGTTCGACCTGCACCACCCGGAGATCGCCGCGCTCGACGAGCTCGAGAACGCCGGTCACGGTGAGAAGGCCCTCTCCGGCGGCAAGGAGGCCGGCAAGTGA
- a CDS encoding cytochrome c oxidase subunit 4, translating into MKIQGKMFMWLSLFFLAIAVVYGVWSKEPVGTTALFLAFGLSIMVGFYLGFTARRVDVGAQDDKEADVADDAGEVGFFSPHSWQPLALGVGAALAFMGVAIGWWLMYFSAPILLIGLWGWVFEYYRGENRTQ; encoded by the coding sequence GTGAAGATCCAGGGCAAGATGTTCATGTGGCTGAGCCTCTTCTTCCTGGCCATCGCCGTGGTCTACGGCGTCTGGTCGAAGGAGCCGGTCGGCACCACCGCCCTCTTCCTGGCCTTCGGCCTGAGCATCATGGTCGGCTTCTACCTGGGCTTCACGGCCCGGCGGGTCGACGTGGGCGCCCAGGACGACAAGGAGGCGGACGTCGCCGACGACGCCGGCGAGGTCGGGTTCTTCAGCCCGCACAGCTGGCAGCCGCTGGCCCTGGGCGTGGGCGCCGCCCTGGCCTTCATGGGCGTGGCCATCGGCTGGTGGCTGATGTACTTCTCCGCTCCGATCCTGCTGATCGGTCTGTGGGGCTGGGTCTTCGAGTACTACCGCGGTGAGAACCGCACCCAGTAG
- a CDS encoding Ig-like domain-containing protein encodes MRDTESPRTGLRGARARLAGCALLVAALGAGVTGCSSDSSPLSAEPYDAADQISFSGSLDEGGPVDPDQPLEITAEDSDGRITDVVAVDAAGRHLAGELAADGSRWHSTSPLAEDAQYTVRVSTEDEDGRPGREVVAFTTGGPGTAKRLGVTFGPGAGTYGVGQPLVAELSEPVRDRAQRAVVERGLQVDSTPAVTGAWYWVDDKKLHFRPEEYWPAHATVRVRSNLEGVWIGDRLRGGRAEPLTLRTGDRVTALTDAAAHRLTVYKNGEEIKQIPVTTGKPGFETRNGVKVVLAKERFVRMRSTTVGIAEGSAESYDLDVHFATRVTWSGEYVHAAPWSVGSQGYANVSHGCVGMSTADAEWFFDTVRQGDLVEVVNSDGDTMEPFGNGFGDWNLDWDRWREGSALTGGGKTPGTAREAARLRPAAV; translated from the coding sequence ATGAGAGACACCGAGTCCCCCCGCACCGGCCTCCGCGGCGCGCGGGCCCGTCTCGCCGGCTGCGCGCTGCTGGTGGCGGCCCTCGGCGCGGGCGTCACCGGCTGTTCCTCCGACAGCAGCCCGCTGTCCGCCGAGCCGTACGACGCGGCGGACCAGATCTCCTTCAGCGGCTCCCTCGACGAGGGCGGGCCCGTCGACCCCGACCAGCCCCTCGAGATCACCGCCGAGGACTCCGACGGGCGCATCACGGACGTCGTCGCGGTGGACGCCGCCGGACGGCACCTGGCGGGCGAACTGGCCGCCGACGGCAGCCGCTGGCACAGCACGTCCCCGCTGGCCGAGGACGCGCAGTACACGGTCCGCGTGAGCACCGAGGACGAGGACGGCAGGCCCGGCCGCGAGGTCGTCGCCTTCACCACGGGCGGGCCCGGCACAGCCAAGCGCCTGGGCGTCACCTTCGGCCCCGGGGCGGGCACGTACGGGGTCGGCCAGCCGCTCGTCGCGGAGCTCAGCGAGCCGGTCAGGGACCGGGCGCAGCGGGCCGTCGTGGAACGCGGCCTGCAGGTCGACTCCACGCCCGCCGTGACCGGCGCCTGGTACTGGGTCGACGACAAGAAGCTCCACTTCCGGCCCGAGGAGTACTGGCCGGCCCACGCCACCGTGCGGGTGCGCAGCAACCTGGAGGGCGTCTGGATCGGCGACCGGCTGCGGGGCGGCAGGGCCGAGCCGCTCACCCTCCGCACCGGTGACCGCGTGACAGCCCTCACGGACGCCGCCGCCCACCGGTTGACGGTCTACAAGAACGGCGAGGAGATCAAGCAGATCCCCGTCACCACCGGCAAGCCCGGCTTCGAGACCCGCAACGGCGTCAAGGTGGTGCTCGCCAAGGAACGCTTCGTACGCATGCGCAGCACCACCGTCGGCATCGCCGAGGGCTCCGCCGAGTCGTACGACCTGGACGTGCACTTCGCCACCCGGGTGACCTGGAGCGGCGAGTACGTGCACGCCGCCCCGTGGTCGGTCGGCTCGCAGGGCTACGCCAACGTCAGCCACGGCTGCGTGGGCATGAGCACCGCCGACGCCGAGTGGTTCTTCGACACCGTCCGCCAGGGCGACCTCGTCGAGGTCGTGAACTCGGACGGCGACACGATGGAACCGTTCGGCAACGGCTTCGGCGACTGGAACCTGGACTGGGACAGGTGGCGCGAGGGCAGCGCCCTCACGGGCGGCGGGAAGACCCCCGGCACCGCCCGGGAGGCGGCCCGGCTGCGGCCGGCGGCCGTGTGA
- a CDS encoding response regulator transcription factor, with the protein MQATATVLVYSDDANTREQVRLATGRRPAPDVPLVEFVECATPAAVLKELDRGGIDVCVLDGEAVPMGGMGVCRQIKDEIFDCPPVLLLIGRPQDAWLATWSRAEAAVTHPVEPVEFASALASLLRRKALAGA; encoded by the coding sequence ATGCAGGCGACCGCCACGGTGCTGGTCTACAGCGACGACGCCAACACCCGGGAGCAGGTGCGGCTCGCCACCGGGCGGCGGCCGGCACCGGACGTGCCCCTCGTGGAGTTCGTCGAGTGCGCGACGCCGGCGGCCGTGCTCAAGGAGCTGGACCGGGGCGGCATCGACGTGTGCGTGCTGGACGGCGAGGCCGTGCCGATGGGCGGCATGGGCGTGTGCCGGCAGATCAAGGACGAGATCTTCGACTGCCCGCCGGTGCTGCTGCTGATCGGACGGCCGCAGGACGCCTGGCTGGCGACCTGGAGCCGCGCGGAGGCCGCGGTGACGCACCCGGTGGAGCCGGTGGAGTTCGCCTCCGCCCTGGCCTCGCTGCTGCGCCGGAAGGCGCTGGCGGGCGCCTAG
- a CDS encoding heme-copper oxidase subunit III: MATATTVDTGHAHPSVNRPNLTSVGTIIWLSSELMFFAALFAMYFTLRSVTGPEFWSEKADLLNFPFSATNTTILVLSSLTCQLGVFAAERGDVKKLRMWFIVTFIMGAVFIGGQVLEYTELVKHGGLSLSSDPYGSAFYLTTGFHGLHVTGGLIAFLLVLGRTYAARRFTHEQATAAIVVSYYWHFVDVVWIGLFATIYMIK; encoded by the coding sequence GTGGCGACAGCAACGACAGTAGACACCGGGCACGCGCACCCGTCGGTCAACCGACCGAACCTCACCAGCGTCGGAACCATCATCTGGCTGAGTTCCGAGCTGATGTTCTTCGCGGCCCTCTTCGCGATGTACTTCACCCTGCGATCGGTGACCGGACCCGAGTTCTGGTCGGAGAAGGCCGACCTGCTGAACTTCCCGTTCTCGGCGACGAACACCACGATCCTGGTGCTCTCCTCGCTCACCTGCCAGCTCGGCGTCTTCGCCGCCGAGCGCGGTGACGTGAAGAAGCTCCGGATGTGGTTCATCGTCACCTTCATCATGGGGGCGGTGTTCATCGGCGGCCAGGTCCTCGAGTACACCGAGCTGGTCAAGCACGGGGGCCTGTCCCTCTCCTCCGACCCGTACGGCTCGGCCTTCTACCTGACCACCGGCTTCCACGGCCTGCACGTGACGGGCGGCCTGATCGCCTTCCTGCTGGTCCTGGGCCGGACCTACGCGGCCCGGAGGTTCACCCACGAACAGGCGACCGCGGCCATCGTCGTGTCCTACTACTGGCACTTCGTCGATGTCGTCTGGATCGGCCTCTTCGCCACGATCTACATGATCAAGTAG
- a CDS encoding c-type cytochrome, which yields MKKLSARRRHPLAALVVLLLALACTGGLYAVFAPADKAQADETAQSLTIEEGKKLYTVGCASCHGTGGQGTTDGPSLVGVGAAAVDFQVATGRMPASTSQTAQVPRKRNIYTQAEIDQLAAYIASLGAGPAIPTEEQYGPEGADAAEGGELFRNNCAQCHNFTGKGGALTHGKYAPSLEGVDPKHIYEAMLTGPQNMPSFPDSVLSEQNKKDIIAYLDEVNSDDTESYGGLALGGLGPVVEGLFAWIFGLGALIAVAVWVAARTAKAKKS from the coding sequence GTGAAAAAGCTCTCCGCACGACGACGCCATCCGCTGGCGGCGCTCGTCGTCCTACTCCTCGCGCTGGCATGCACCGGGGGGCTGTACGCCGTGTTCGCACCCGCGGACAAGGCGCAGGCCGACGAAACCGCCCAGTCCCTCACCATCGAGGAGGGCAAGAAGCTTTACACCGTCGGCTGCGCGAGCTGCCACGGCACCGGCGGTCAGGGCACCACCGACGGCCCGAGCCTGGTGGGCGTGGGCGCCGCGGCGGTCGACTTCCAGGTGGCCACCGGCCGTATGCCTGCCTCGACCTCCCAGACCGCGCAGGTCCCGCGCAAGAGGAACATCTACACCCAGGCCGAGATCGACCAGCTGGCGGCGTACATCGCCTCCCTGGGCGCCGGCCCGGCCATCCCGACCGAGGAGCAGTACGGCCCCGAGGGCGCCGACGCCGCCGAGGGCGGGGAGCTGTTCCGCAACAACTGCGCGCAGTGCCACAACTTCACCGGCAAGGGCGGTGCGCTCACGCACGGCAAGTACGCCCCCAGCCTGGAGGGCGTCGACCCCAAGCACATCTACGAGGCCATGCTGACCGGCCCGCAGAACATGCCCTCCTTCCCCGACAGCGTGCTGTCGGAGCAGAACAAGAAGGACATCATCGCGTACCTCGACGAGGTCAACAGCGATGACACCGAGAGCTACGGCGGGCTGGCGCTGGGCGGTCTCGGTCCCGTCGTCGAGGGTCTGTTCGCGTGGATCTTCGGACTCGGGGCGCTGATCGCGGTCGCCGTCTGGGTCGCCGCTCGGACCGCAAAGGCCAAGAAGTCATGA
- a CDS encoding Rieske 2Fe-2S domain-containing protein: MSSQDIPEENLPAAQDTGPGRVKLADEQNPFADPGLPPHEPRIQDIDERAAKRSERTVALLFTVSMLATIGFIVSYVAIPIDKTVYIWTLGHISAMNFALGMTLGTALFCIGAGAVHWARTLMSDHELADERHPVEAAPEVRAKVMDDFRQGAKESALGRRKLIRNTMFGALALFPLSGVMLLRDLGPLPGTKLRHTLWSKGKLLVNVNTNEPMRPSDLIVGSLTFAKPEGLDEHDHGFQNEIAKAALMLVRIEPEDIKDKRTLEWSHEGILAYSKICTHVGCPVSLYEQQTHHALCPCHQSTFDLADGAKVIFGPAGHPLPQLRIGVNDEGYLEALGDFEEPVGPAFWERG; the protein is encoded by the coding sequence ATGAGTAGCCAAGACATTCCCGAAGAGAACCTGCCCGCAGCGCAGGACACCGGCCCCGGCCGGGTGAAGCTCGCGGACGAGCAGAACCCGTTCGCCGACCCGGGCCTGCCGCCGCACGAGCCGCGGATCCAGGACATCGACGAGCGGGCCGCCAAGCGGTCCGAGCGCACGGTCGCCCTGCTGTTCACGGTGTCGATGCTGGCCACCATCGGCTTCATCGTCTCGTACGTGGCCATCCCGATCGACAAGACGGTCTACATCTGGACGCTCGGCCACATCAGCGCGATGAACTTCGCGCTGGGCATGACGCTCGGCACCGCCCTGTTCTGCATCGGCGCCGGCGCGGTCCACTGGGCCCGCACGCTGATGTCGGACCACGAGCTCGCCGACGAGCGTCACCCGGTCGAGGCGGCCCCCGAGGTCCGCGCGAAGGTCATGGACGACTTCCGCCAGGGCGCCAAGGAGTCGGCGCTCGGCCGCCGGAAGCTGATCCGCAACACCATGTTCGGCGCGCTGGCCCTGTTCCCGCTCTCCGGCGTGATGCTGCTGCGCGACCTCGGGCCGCTGCCCGGGACGAAGCTGCGCCACACCCTGTGGTCCAAGGGCAAGCTGCTCGTCAACGTGAACACCAACGAGCCGATGCGCCCGTCGGACCTGATCGTGGGTTCGCTGACCTTCGCCAAGCCCGAGGGCCTGGACGAGCACGACCACGGTTTCCAGAACGAGATCGCCAAGGCCGCCCTGATGCTGGTCCGGATCGAGCCGGAGGACATCAAGGACAAGCGCACGCTCGAGTGGTCGCACGAGGGCATCCTCGCGTACTCGAAGATCTGCACCCACGTCGGTTGCCCGGTCTCCCTGTACGAGCAGCAGACGCACCACGCCCTGTGCCCCTGCCACCAGTCCACCTTCGATCTTGCCGACGGCGCCAAGGTGATCTTCGGTCCTGCCGGTCACCCGCTGCCGCAGCTGCGCATCGGCGTGAACGACGAGGGTTACCTCGAAGCGCTCGGCGACTTCGAAGAGCCCGTCGGCCCTGCTTTCTGGGAGCGCGGATGA
- a CDS encoding cytochrome bc complex cytochrome b subunit has product MSTTTSTESRSRGKAPAGERVADWADGRLGIYSLAKANMRKIFPDHWSFMLGEICLYSFIIIILTGVYLTLFFHPAMNEVEYHGSYVPLQGQLMSEAYKSTLDISFDVRGGLLIRQIHHWAALIFVAGMFVHMMRVFFTGAFRKPREINWLFGFLLLVLGMFTGFTGYSLPDDLLSGTGMRFMQGAVLSVPVVGTYLAFFLFGGEFPGDDFVARFFSIHVLLLPGIMLGLVVAHLILVFYHKHTQFAGPGKTNKNVVGMPLLPVYMAKAGGFFFLVFGVIAAIAAIATVNPIWSIGPYRPDMVSTGAQPDWYMGFSEGLVRIMPGWEINFWGHTLALGVFIPLMVFPLVLAAIAVYPFIESWVTGDKREHHILDRPRNAPTRTAFGVAWMTLYFVLLVGGGNDIWATHFHLSINAITWFVRIAFFVAPVVAFIVTKRICLGLQRRDKEKVLHGRESGIIKRLPHGEFVEVHEPLSQEQLYTLTAHEQPKPLEIGPEVDENGVRRKVKATEKLRAKLSKGFYGEESQVPKPTVEEYKEITSGHGHH; this is encoded by the coding sequence ATGAGTACTACGACCAGCACCGAGTCCCGCTCGCGCGGGAAGGCACCGGCCGGTGAGCGGGTCGCCGACTGGGCCGACGGCCGGCTGGGGATCTACTCCCTGGCCAAGGCCAACATGCGCAAGATCTTCCCCGACCACTGGTCGTTCATGCTGGGTGAGATCTGCCTGTACAGCTTCATCATCATCATCCTCACGGGTGTGTACCTGACGCTGTTCTTCCACCCGGCGATGAACGAGGTGGAGTACCACGGCAGTTACGTCCCGCTGCAGGGCCAGCTGATGAGTGAGGCCTACAAGTCGACGCTGGACATCAGCTTCGACGTCCGTGGCGGCCTGCTCATCCGGCAGATCCACCACTGGGCCGCGCTGATCTTCGTGGCCGGCATGTTCGTGCACATGATGCGCGTGTTCTTCACCGGCGCGTTCCGCAAGCCGCGTGAGATCAACTGGCTGTTCGGCTTCCTGCTGCTCGTCCTCGGCATGTTCACCGGTTTCACCGGCTACTCGCTCCCGGACGACCTGCTCTCGGGCACCGGTATGCGCTTCATGCAGGGCGCGGTCCTGTCCGTGCCGGTCGTCGGCACGTACCTCGCGTTCTTCCTCTTCGGCGGCGAGTTCCCCGGCGACGACTTCGTCGCCCGGTTCTTCTCGATCCACGTCCTGCTGCTGCCGGGCATCATGCTCGGCCTCGTGGTGGCGCACCTGATCCTGGTCTTCTACCACAAGCACACGCAGTTCGCGGGCCCCGGAAAGACCAACAAGAACGTCGTCGGCATGCCGCTGCTGCCGGTGTACATGGCCAAGGCCGGAGGCTTCTTCTTCCTGGTCTTCGGTGTGATCGCCGCGATCGCCGCGATCGCCACGGTCAACCCGATCTGGTCCATCGGCCCCTACCGGCCGGACATGGTCTCCACCGGCGCCCAGCCGGACTGGTACATGGGCTTCTCCGAGGGCCTGGTCCGCATCATGCCGGGCTGGGAGATCAACTTCTGGGGTCACACGCTCGCCCTGGGCGTGTTCATCCCGCTGATGGTCTTCCCGCTGGTCCTGGCGGCCATCGCGGTGTACCCGTTCATCGAGTCCTGGGTCACCGGCGACAAGCGCGAGCACCACATCCTGGACCGCCCGCGCAACGCCCCGACCCGCACCGCGTTCGGTGTCGCCTGGATGACGCTGTACTTCGTCCTCCTCGTCGGCGGCGGCAACGACATCTGGGCCACGCACTTCCACCTGTCGATCAACGCCATCACCTGGTTCGTCCGGATCGCGTTCTTCGTCGCCCCGGTCGTGGCGTTCATCGTCACCAAGCGGATCTGCCTCGGCCTGCAGCGCCGGGACAAGGAGAAGGTGCTGCACGGCCGCGAGTCGGGCATCATCAAGCGCCTGCCGCACGGTGAGTTCGTCGAGGTCCACGAGCCGCTCAGCCAGGAGCAGCTCTACACCCTCACCGCGCACGAGCAGCCCAAGCCGCTCGAGATCGGCCCCGAGGTCGACGAGAACGGCGTCCGCCGCAAGGTGAAGGCCACCGAGAAGCTGCGCGCGAAGCTCAGCAAGGGCTTCTACGGCGAGGAGTCGCAGGTTCCGAAGCCGACCGTCGAGGAGTACAAGGAGATCACGAGCGGCCACGGCCACCACTGA
- the trpD gene encoding anthranilate phosphoribosyltransferase — MSAVTPAGGDNAAGRSWPALLNGLLDGRDLSADDTAWAMDLIMRGEATDAQIAGFAVSLRAKGETVEEITGCVRALYDHANVIEVPGATVDIVGTGGDGARTVNISTMSSIVVAGTGAKVVKHGNRAASSASGASDVLEKLGVNLDLTPRRVAEVAEEAGITFCFAVKFHPALRHVAAARGQLGIRTVFNFLGPLANPAKVKAQAVGVADARMAPIMAGVFAGRGHSSLVFRGDDGLDELTTTGTSRVWVVRDGEVTEETFDPRDAGIELAPVEALRGADASYNAEVARRLLDGERGPVRDAVLLNSAAALVALEPGSGTLTEQIRAGMAKAAESIDSGAAKRVLERWVAVTHA; from the coding sequence ATGAGCGCTGTGACCCCCGCTGGAGGCGACAACGCGGCGGGCCGCTCCTGGCCCGCCCTGCTGAACGGACTGCTGGACGGCCGCGACCTGTCCGCCGACGACACCGCCTGGGCGATGGACCTGATCATGCGGGGCGAGGCGACCGACGCGCAGATCGCCGGCTTCGCGGTGTCGCTGCGGGCCAAGGGCGAGACCGTCGAGGAGATCACCGGCTGCGTCCGGGCGCTCTACGACCACGCCAACGTCATCGAGGTGCCGGGCGCCACCGTCGACATCGTCGGCACCGGCGGCGACGGCGCCAGGACGGTGAACATCTCCACCATGTCCTCGATCGTCGTCGCCGGCACCGGGGCCAAGGTCGTCAAGCACGGCAACCGCGCCGCGTCCTCCGCCTCCGGCGCCTCCGACGTCCTGGAGAAGCTGGGCGTCAACCTCGACCTGACCCCGCGCCGGGTCGCCGAGGTCGCCGAGGAGGCCGGCATCACCTTCTGCTTCGCGGTGAAGTTCCACCCGGCGCTGCGCCACGTGGCCGCCGCGCGCGGCCAGCTCGGCATCCGCACGGTGTTCAACTTCCTCGGCCCGCTCGCCAACCCGGCGAAGGTCAAGGCCCAGGCGGTCGGCGTCGCCGACGCGCGCATGGCGCCCATCATGGCCGGGGTGTTCGCCGGACGCGGCCACTCCTCCCTGGTGTTCCGCGGCGACGACGGCCTGGACGAGCTGACCACCACCGGCACCTCCCGGGTGTGGGTGGTGCGCGACGGCGAGGTCACCGAGGAGACGTTCGACCCGCGGGACGCCGGCATCGAGCTGGCCCCGGTGGAGGCGCTGCGCGGCGCCGACGCCTCCTACAACGCCGAGGTCGCCCGCCGGCTGCTGGACGGCGAGCGCGGTCCGGTCCGCGACGCGGTGCTGCTGAACTCCGCGGCGGCGCTGGTGGCCCTGGAGCCCGGCAGCGGCACGCTCACCGAGCAGATCCGCGCCGGGATGGCGAAGGCGGCCGAGTCGATCGACTCCGGCGCCGCCAAGCGGGTCCTCGAGCGCTGGGTCGCCGTCACCCACGCGTAG
- a CDS encoding aminotransferase class V-fold PLP-dependent enzyme, giving the protein MPAATTVAAEPSVRSPLPVLGRDVAVPLVTGGEAVYAALDYAASAPALQCVWDDVAAYAPYYGSVHRGAGYLSQLSTDLFENARRTVAEFLDCRIEDSPGEVRSGKGGGGRREGDQVVFTRSTTDSLNLLAAALPEDCEVFVFETEHHAALLPWRRAARVTVLDAPGTPAQAVETLERALAGRDPHGPALVCVTGASNVTGELWPVRELAAAAHAHGARIVLDAAQLAPHRPVSVRDLDVDWVAFSGHKLYAPFGAGVLAGRADWLREAEPYLAGGGASRKVARRADGTVHVEWHETAARHEAGSPNVIGAHAIASACKALTEAGFDALAAREEELVRTVREGLADVPQVRFLSLFGDDAPRVGVLSFVVDGWNSSHFAAALSAEYGIGVRDGLFCAHPLVRRLLGGDTGGAGECGAPEAGALNAIRVSFGAGTPEEHVERFVRAVRELVRDGARWRYRTVDGRCVPDTSGRA; this is encoded by the coding sequence ATGCCCGCTGCCACCACCGTCGCCGCCGAGCCGTCCGTCCGCTCCCCGCTGCCCGTCCTCGGCCGGGACGTCGCCGTCCCCCTGGTCACCGGCGGCGAGGCCGTCTACGCAGCGCTCGACTACGCCGCCAGCGCCCCCGCCCTCCAGTGCGTCTGGGACGACGTGGCCGCCTACGCCCCCTACTACGGCAGCGTCCACCGCGGCGCCGGCTACCTCTCCCAGCTCTCCACCGACCTGTTCGAGAACGCCCGCCGGACCGTCGCCGAGTTCCTCGACTGCCGCATCGAGGACAGCCCGGGCGAAGTCCGGTCCGGCAAGGGCGGTGGCGGGCGACGGGAGGGGGACCAGGTGGTGTTCACCCGTTCCACCACCGACTCCCTCAATCTGCTCGCCGCCGCCCTGCCCGAGGACTGCGAGGTCTTCGTCTTCGAGACCGAGCACCACGCGGCGCTGCTGCCGTGGCGGCGGGCGGCCCGGGTGACCGTCCTCGACGCGCCCGGCACCCCCGCGCAGGCCGTCGAGACCCTGGAGCGCGCCCTCGCCGGCCGCGACCCCCACGGCCCGGCCCTGGTCTGCGTCACCGGCGCCTCCAACGTCACCGGCGAGCTGTGGCCGGTCCGCGAACTCGCCGCCGCCGCGCACGCGCACGGCGCACGCATCGTGCTGGACGCCGCCCAGCTCGCCCCGCACCGCCCGGTGTCCGTGCGGGACCTCGACGTCGACTGGGTCGCCTTCTCCGGACACAAGCTGTACGCGCCCTTCGGCGCCGGGGTGCTGGCCGGCCGCGCCGACTGGCTCCGCGAGGCCGAGCCCTACCTCGCCGGCGGCGGCGCCAGCCGCAAGGTCGCGCGGCGCGCGGACGGGACGGTGCACGTGGAGTGGCACGAGACCGCCGCCCGCCACGAGGCCGGCTCGCCCAACGTCATCGGCGCCCACGCCATCGCCTCCGCCTGCAAGGCGCTCACCGAGGCGGGGTTCGACGCGCTCGCCGCGCGGGAGGAGGAGCTGGTCCGCACGGTGCGGGAAGGGCTGGCGGACGTGCCTCAGGTGCGGTTCCTGTCCTTGTTCGGCGACGACGCGCCCCGGGTGGGGGTGCTGTCCTTCGTGGTCGACGGCTGGAACAGCTCCCACTTCGCAGCGGCGCTCTCCGCCGAGTACGGCATCGGGGTGCGGGACGGCTTGTTCTGCGCGCACCCGCTGGTACGGCGGCTGCTGGGCGGCGACACGGGCGGTGCGGGGGAGTGCGGGGCGCCGGAGGCGGGGGCGTTGAACGCGATCCGCGTGAGCTTCGGCGCCGGCACGCCGGAGGAGCATGTCGAGCGGTTCGTCCGGGCGGTGCGGGAGCTCGTGCGGGACGGGGCGCGGTGGAGGTACCGGACGGTGGACGGGCGGTGCGTGCCGGACACGTCGGGGCGGGCGTAA